From one Montipora capricornis isolate CH-2021 chromosome 10, ASM3666992v2, whole genome shotgun sequence genomic stretch:
- the LOC138019294 gene encoding probable tubulin polyglutamylase TTLL9 yields the protein MDWKKEDPYRAAMSDDRKDEKETPEAYIVQWYVENPYLIGGRKFDLRVYVLVTSYAPLCAWLYREGFARFSNTRFSLDAIDDTYVHLTNVAIQKTAPDYDAEKGCKWSLQQLRRYLVAKHGIEKVETLVRDMDNIFIKSIQAVQKVMINDKHCFELYGYDILIDSRLKPWLIEVNASPSLTASSQSDYELKCRLLEDMLHIVDMENRLTGREKRVGGFDLMWNDGPVYMDDAITADCIQNPSYPTNTFLGCDNSDRDKQLKQVFKNAQMLKKV from the exons ATGGACTGGAAAAAG GAAGATCCTTATCGCGCTGCAATGTCAGATGACAGG AAAGATGAAAAAGAAACACCAGAGGCATACATTGTACAGTGGTATGTGGAAAACCCATACTTAATAGGAG GGAGAAAGTTTGATTTAAGAGTTTATGTCCTTGTAACTTCA TATGCCCCTTTGTGTGCCTGGCTTTACCGAGAAGGTTTTGCAAGATTTTCAAATACAAGGTTCTCTTTGGATGCAATAGATGATACAT ATGTTCACCTCACCAATGTTGCCATTCAGAAGACAGCTCCTGATTATGATGCTGAAAAG GGTTGCAAGTGGTCTTTACAACAGCTAAGAAGGTATCTGGTGGCAAAACATGGCATAGAGAAG GTAGAAACTTTGGTTAGAGACATGGATAACATCTTCATCAAGAGTATACAAGCCGTTCAAAAAGTTATGATTAATGATAAACATTGCTTTGAATT ATATGGTTATGATATTCTTATTGACTCCAGACTTAAACC ATGGCTTATCGAAGTGAATGCGTCACCTTCACTGACAGCCAGCAGTCAGTCAGATTATGAGCTGAAGTGTCGTCTACTGGAGGACATGTTGCATATTGTAGACATGGAAAACAG GTTAACCGGACGCGAGAAGCGTGTTGGAGGTTTTGATTTAATGTGGAATGATGGTCCAGTGTACATGGATGATGCTATCACCGCAGACTGCATCCAAAATCCTTCTTATCCAACAAATACATTCTTAG gTTGTGACAATAGTGATCGTGACAAACAGTTAAAGCAGGTCTTCAAGAATGCGCAGATGTTGAAAAAAGTGTGA